From the Brevibacillus choshinensis genome, one window contains:
- a CDS encoding DeoR/GlpR family DNA-binding transcription regulator, translating to MSILAIERKKTILDQLQATGKVNAADLASLFDVSMETIRRDLDLLEKEGFLTRVHGGAVKSNFEFGEPPFVQRQSLQLESKQKVAKKAAQLVKNGDTIVVGGGTTILEMARALRGLNKLTVLTSSLPTANALIESYHQGLFHGKVILLGGEINMEQHSTVGTICEKMLGLFHVNKAFLSPGGISLTGLTEYELEESAISKKMIEVAKEVIVIVDQSKIGIEALCKISPLQGIDVIVCDQDVPLSWKPHVEKIEWILAEDESREKNSTE from the coding sequence ATGTCGATTCTAGCTATCGAGCGAAAAAAAACAATACTAGACCAATTGCAGGCAACCGGAAAAGTGAATGCCGCAGATTTAGCCAGTTTGTTTGATGTATCAATGGAAACGATTCGGCGTGATCTAGATCTCTTGGAAAAGGAAGGTTTCCTTACCCGTGTACATGGAGGGGCTGTTAAAAGCAATTTTGAATTTGGCGAACCTCCTTTTGTGCAGAGGCAAAGTTTGCAATTGGAATCAAAACAGAAAGTCGCTAAAAAAGCTGCCCAATTGGTGAAAAATGGGGATACGATTGTTGTGGGTGGCGGCACTACCATATTGGAAATGGCTCGTGCGCTCCGTGGTCTAAACAAACTGACTGTATTAACAAGTTCCCTGCCCACTGCCAATGCCCTGATTGAATCGTATCATCAAGGATTATTCCATGGGAAAGTGATTCTGCTTGGTGGTGAGATAAACATGGAGCAACATTCTACCGTAGGAACAATCTGCGAGAAAATGTTGGGTCTTTTTCACGTGAATAAAGCCTTTCTCTCTCCAGGCGGGATTTCGTTAACGGGTCTTACCGAATATGAGTTGGAAGAGTCTGCTATTTCTAAAAAAATGATTGAAGTTGCAAAAGAAGTGATCGTCATCGTAGATCAATCGAAAATCGGAATTGAAGCGCTTTGCAAAATTTCCCCATTACAAGGGATTGATGTCATTGTCTGTGATCAAGATGTTCCTTTATCTTGGAAACCACATGTGGAGAAAATCGAGTGGATTTTAGCTGAAGACGAGTCGAGAGAAAAAAATTCCACAGAGTAG
- a CDS encoding ABC transporter permease subunit, with protein sequence MKRQSPVQLFLVKFKKQTMALAAFWVLVGIFLLGLAGTWITPFDPNRPVNEQYEEKGINPTKAMTGVIEVIGKMSDGTKRPLSDLALQSTNRQIADVRYSEGEAIVTPVGQGSTTALIAKDNVSTQVQVDVSVEGTSKVITQLLLHGPTSTVKKGDNFQLELEARLSNGEKLVGLEQIHSNLQQLQGANNSVSQGNSGFLLGKKKKEQLQVHYESTNEEVLRVNQDGIVTALGRGTGKVKVSLGSISTIVPIAVETAMKDPVLVQILVSQSQITLQDSSKHQPPSLLHWFGTDHQNRDIFSRVLAGTRATLFIGFVSVGIGAILGTLLGLLAGYYGRWVDSIITRLTDILLAFPGILLAIAVIAVLGPGMANIIFAVAVFTVPIFIRIVRGSALSLKQMTYVEAAKSIGVPDFVIIMRHILPGMLPVVMIYLTMRIGTAILLGAALSFLGLGGDITAPEWGAMLSAAKDNSRSLFYPTFFPGIAIVLTVVCFNLFGDGLRDTLDPKLKE encoded by the coding sequence ATGAAACGACAATCACCCGTTCAGCTGTTTCTAGTAAAGTTCAAGAAACAAACGATGGCGCTTGCAGCCTTCTGGGTATTGGTTGGCATCTTCCTGCTGGGGCTGGCTGGCACGTGGATCACACCCTTTGATCCAAACAGACCTGTCAATGAACAGTATGAGGAAAAAGGGATCAACCCCACAAAAGCAATGACTGGGGTGATAGAGGTAATCGGGAAGATGAGTGATGGAACAAAGCGTCCTTTATCTGATCTTGCACTGCAAAGCACGAACCGTCAGATCGCGGATGTCCGCTATTCCGAAGGGGAGGCCATCGTCACACCGGTAGGCCAAGGTAGCACGACGGCGTTGATTGCAAAAGACAACGTTTCTACTCAGGTCCAGGTAGACGTATCCGTAGAGGGCACATCGAAGGTCATCACGCAACTACTGCTGCACGGTCCGACAAGCACTGTAAAAAAGGGTGACAACTTTCAGCTTGAACTAGAGGCTCGGCTCTCCAATGGTGAAAAGCTGGTTGGCCTGGAACAAATTCATAGCAACCTGCAGCAATTACAGGGCGCGAACAACTCCGTATCTCAAGGCAACAGTGGATTTTTGTTAGGAAAGAAAAAGAAGGAGCAACTGCAGGTTCATTACGAATCCACAAATGAAGAGGTGTTACGAGTCAATCAGGACGGAATCGTGACTGCGCTCGGGAGAGGAACTGGCAAGGTAAAAGTATCACTCGGGTCTATATCGACAATCGTGCCTATTGCGGTTGAGACAGCGATGAAAGATCCAGTCCTCGTTCAAATACTGGTTTCCCAATCACAAATTACGTTGCAGGATAGCAGCAAACATCAGCCGCCATCCCTTCTTCATTGGTTCGGAACCGATCATCAGAATCGGGATATTTTTAGCCGCGTTTTGGCTGGGACACGAGCAACTTTGTTCATCGGATTCGTCTCTGTCGGGATAGGGGCTATTCTCGGTACATTGCTTGGACTATTGGCCGGTTATTACGGACGGTGGGTCGACTCGATCATTACTCGTCTGACCGATATCCTGCTTGCCTTTCCAGGGATTCTGCTCGCGATTGCAGTTATTGCCGTATTGGGACCTGGAATGGCCAACATTATTTTTGCAGTAGCAGTTTTTACAGTTCCCATCTTCATCCGCATCGTTAGAGGCAGCGCCCTATCACTCAAGCAAATGACGTATGTGGAGGCAGCGAAATCTATCGGTGTGCCGGATTTTGTGATTATCATGCGGCATATTTTGCCTGGCATGCTACCTGTCGTGATGATTTATTTGACCATGAGAATTGGAACTGCTATTCTGCTGGGTGCTGCTCTTAGCTTTCTCGGGTTGGGTGGGGATATTACGGCGCCGGAATGGGGAGCGATGTTAAGTGCGGCCAAAGATAACAGCCGGTCTTTATTCTATCCTACCTTTTTTCCAGGGATAGCCATTGTGCTTACTGTCGTTTGTTTCAATCTGTTTGGTGACGGGCTGCGAGATACACTCGATCCCAAGCTAAAGGAGTAG
- the nikB gene encoding nickel ABC transporter permease gives MVRYILGRVLGIIPILVIISILSFLFVHLTPGDPIRIMYGAEMDMATYESVKEKLGFNDPLYVQYGRYLSQILSGDFGMSYKTKTNVADEIGRRFLYTLGLTFASMFWALVIGLVVGIYSAAKRKSFWDRIGIISTTTIISIPEFWFGLMLMQIFAVQLGWLPTSGSGTFAHLLLPSITLGFGVAAIIARFTRSSVLEVLQEDFVRTARAKGQRESVIIWTHVLRNALIPVITMTGLQFGFLLGGAVVVEQVFAWPGLGSYLIDSVLARDYPAMQALILLFSIQFLIVNLFVDISYSLVNPQIRYE, from the coding sequence ATGGTAAGATATATTCTGGGTCGCGTGTTAGGCATCATACCGATCTTAGTGATCATCTCGATCCTTTCATTTTTGTTCGTGCATCTTACTCCGGGTGACCCGATCCGAATCATGTACGGTGCGGAAATGGATATGGCCACCTATGAGAGTGTAAAAGAAAAGCTTGGCTTTAATGATCCGCTCTATGTCCAGTACGGGCGGTATCTCAGTCAAATACTTTCTGGAGACTTCGGTATGTCCTATAAAACCAAGACAAATGTAGCAGACGAAATCGGCAGACGGTTCCTTTACACGCTGGGATTAACGTTTGCCAGTATGTTCTGGGCGCTGGTGATTGGCTTGGTCGTCGGAATTTATTCTGCGGCTAAGCGCAAGTCTTTCTGGGATCGCATAGGGATTATCTCGACCACGACGATCATCAGCATTCCTGAATTTTGGTTTGGGCTAATGCTTATGCAAATTTTTGCGGTTCAGTTGGGCTGGCTTCCGACGAGTGGGAGTGGTACTTTTGCCCATCTTCTGCTTCCTTCGATTACTCTGGGATTCGGTGTGGCTGCGATTATTGCTCGCTTTACCCGTTCCAGCGTTCTTGAAGTATTACAAGAGGATTTCGTACGTACAGCTCGGGCGAAAGGGCAGCGGGAGTCAGTCATTATTTGGACTCATGTGTTGCGAAACGCGTTGATTCCCGTTATTACCATGACAGGTCTGCAGTTTGGTTTTTTGCTCGGCGGGGCAGTAGTCGTTGAGCAGGTTTTTGCCTGGCCGGGGCTGGGCTCGTACTTGATCGATTCCGTGTTAGCTCGTGATTATCCGGCGATGCAGGCACTCATTTTACTGTTCTCCATCCAGTTTCTGATCGTCAATCTATTCGTTGATATCAGCTATAGCCTCGTGAATCCGCAAATTCGTTATGAATAA
- a CDS encoding D-serine ammonia-lyase, whose amino-acid sequence MNKEQYVAGKSIDQWIEDFPVIDDMVSTKEVVWINPNYDVSKSVSNSLGKHDVFDAEKRLNRFAPYLAKVFPETKAMNGMIESPIVPIRTMQGYLEKRYNREIPGELWMKCDSHLPIAGSIKARGGIYEVLQHAEDLALRHGKLTIHDNYELFDSESFRDFFSQYSIAVGSTGNLGLSIGIMSAKIGFNVTVHMSADAKQWKKDLLRSRGVNVIEYASDYSKAVEEGRKQAENDPNCYFIDDENSKHLFLGYAVAAKRLQKQLDENKIIVDQEHPLFVYLPCGVGGGPGGVAFGLKLLFQDHVHCFFAEPTHSPCMLLGLLTGLHDQVCVQDFGIDNKTEADGLAVGRPSRFVGKTVESLLSGVYTIEDDELYVLLQALSDTEKINLEPSALAGMLGPVKLTGSEQGKQFFETYGLEPKLKQGTHIVWATGGNMVPAEIMDEYYQRGLSVTQKNI is encoded by the coding sequence ATGAATAAAGAACAATACGTAGCAGGAAAATCGATAGACCAGTGGATTGAGGATTTCCCTGTGATAGACGATATGGTTTCTACAAAGGAAGTTGTTTGGATCAATCCTAACTACGACGTTAGCAAGAGCGTTTCAAATTCCTTGGGTAAGCATGACGTATTCGACGCGGAAAAAAGGCTGAACAGATTTGCTCCATATCTCGCAAAAGTGTTCCCGGAAACAAAAGCGATGAACGGAATGATTGAATCTCCAATTGTACCAATCCGTACGATGCAAGGCTATCTGGAGAAAAGATACAACCGTGAGATTCCAGGGGAATTATGGATGAAATGCGATAGCCATCTTCCCATTGCCGGATCAATCAAAGCCAGAGGCGGGATATATGAAGTGCTTCAGCATGCTGAAGACCTTGCCTTGAGGCATGGCAAACTGACGATACATGATAATTACGAGTTGTTCGACTCGGAATCGTTCAGAGATTTTTTCTCCCAATACTCCATAGCAGTAGGATCTACCGGTAACCTTGGGTTAAGTATCGGCATTATGAGTGCAAAAATCGGATTTAATGTTACGGTGCATATGTCCGCGGATGCCAAGCAATGGAAAAAGGACTTGCTACGAAGTAGAGGCGTCAACGTGATCGAGTATGCCTCTGATTACAGCAAGGCCGTTGAAGAAGGAAGAAAACAGGCGGAAAATGATCCGAACTGTTACTTTATAGATGACGAGAATTCAAAGCATCTCTTTTTAGGATATGCGGTTGCTGCCAAAAGACTGCAGAAGCAACTGGATGAGAATAAGATCATAGTAGATCAAGAGCATCCTTTGTTTGTCTATCTCCCTTGCGGTGTCGGAGGAGGACCTGGAGGCGTTGCTTTTGGGTTAAAATTGCTTTTCCAGGATCATGTCCACTGTTTCTTTGCTGAACCAACCCATTCCCCTTGCATGCTGCTTGGTTTGTTAACCGGACTGCATGACCAGGTGTGCGTACAGGACTTCGGAATCGATAATAAGACAGAAGCAGACGGGCTTGCCGTAGGCAGACCATCCCGATTCGTAGGAAAGACTGTTGAGTCGTTATTAAGTGGTGTTTATACGATTGAAGATGATGAACTGTATGTATTGTTGCAGGCACTAAGTGATACGGAAAAAATTAACCTAGAACCTTCAGCGCTGGCCGGGATGCTGGGACCTGTTAAATTGACAGGGAGCGAACAGGGAAAACAATTTTTTGAAACCTATGGACTGGAGCCGAAACTGAAACAAGGCACACATATCGTGTGGGCGACAGGAGGAAATATGGTTCCTGCTGAGATTATGGATGAATACTATCAACGAGGATTATCAGTAACTCAGAAGAACATATAA
- a CDS encoding glutathione ABC transporter substrate-binding protein, which translates to MKSRQKWFLFCVSFLFATAMLTGCAGNSDPTSSANVPAAENGKQEDTTKLTPNAEVTVALEAEATSLDPWNSTDSNSLNILSTMFEGLLSLDENGEIVPVLATDYKMSADATSLTFHLRSGVLFHDGTPFDAQVVKMNLDYVRNKANGMARASFFGFINEVTVVDPYTVTITANEPNSAMVAYMAHPSATFKSQKELQKKIDDSKYNLDRHPVGTGPYQFQEWKNGQYVKVVAFTDYWAKEKQAKLAAILFKPVIEASTRVNMLKAGEVDVVTSLPTLDARSMGTDSSLDVYTGPSLNVLYIGMNTKLDKYKDKRVRQALNYAVNKEQMISKVADGFGTVADSPLSPLVKDYAKQQNYVYDLDKAKELLAQAGYPNGFTATLWTRNSTEFVAIAENIKMQLQNIGVKVDVQAYESGTLFEKLDAGQGTDLYIGRWGTGTAEADWGLRPNFASDRVPPNYNNSGFYMNEHVDQLLDDALKATDNNVAQQKYAEAQKTIMDEAPWIFLYVPDVVIAKRKNVSDVSVTLDTVRLNAAYKQ; encoded by the coding sequence GTGAAATCGAGACAAAAGTGGTTTTTGTTCTGTGTCAGCTTTCTATTCGCTACCGCGATGCTAACCGGCTGTGCAGGCAATTCAGATCCAACATCGTCAGCGAATGTACCGGCAGCAGAGAATGGAAAGCAGGAAGACACAACAAAGCTTACACCAAACGCGGAAGTAACGGTGGCGCTCGAAGCAGAGGCGACCTCGCTTGATCCTTGGAATTCAACGGATAGTAACTCGCTAAATATTTTGTCCACGATGTTCGAAGGATTGCTATCGCTGGATGAAAATGGGGAGATTGTACCTGTTCTTGCAACCGATTACAAGATGTCAGCAGATGCAACCTCTTTGACTTTTCATTTGCGCAGTGGCGTGCTGTTTCATGACGGTACACCATTTGATGCTCAGGTGGTGAAAATGAACCTGGATTACGTCCGAAACAAAGCCAATGGCATGGCACGGGCTAGCTTCTTTGGTTTTATCAATGAGGTAACCGTTGTGGACCCGTATACCGTGACCATCACAGCGAACGAACCCAATTCTGCGATGGTGGCTTACATGGCACATCCTTCTGCCACCTTTAAATCACAGAAAGAATTGCAAAAGAAGATCGATGATTCGAAATACAATTTAGACCGTCATCCAGTGGGAACGGGACCTTATCAATTTCAAGAATGGAAAAATGGACAGTATGTGAAGGTCGTTGCATTTACCGATTATTGGGCGAAGGAAAAACAAGCGAAGCTGGCGGCGATTCTGTTCAAGCCAGTAATAGAGGCGAGTACACGGGTCAACATGCTCAAAGCGGGCGAGGTTGACGTTGTGACAAGTTTGCCGACACTTGATGCACGGAGCATGGGAACCGATTCGAGCTTGGATGTTTATACGGGCCCCTCGCTCAACGTACTCTATATCGGAATGAATACAAAGCTCGATAAGTACAAAGACAAGCGGGTCCGCCAGGCTTTAAACTACGCCGTGAACAAGGAGCAGATGATCAGCAAGGTTGCAGACGGATTCGGCACAGTAGCTGATTCACCGCTTTCACCATTGGTCAAAGACTACGCTAAACAGCAAAACTATGTATATGACCTAGACAAGGCTAAAGAGCTACTGGCGCAAGCCGGCTATCCGAATGGCTTTACAGCTACGCTGTGGACACGCAACTCAACCGAGTTCGTTGCTATTGCGGAAAATATCAAAATGCAGCTGCAAAACATAGGGGTCAAGGTCGATGTGCAAGCATATGAGAGTGGCACGCTGTTTGAAAAGCTGGACGCTGGACAGGGAACCGATCTGTACATCGGTCGATGGGGTACGGGTACCGCGGAAGCCGATTGGGGTTTGCGACCAAACTTCGCCTCTGACAGAGTTCCTCCAAATTACAATAACTCTGGTTTCTATATGAACGAACATGTGGATCAACTGCTAGACGATGCGCTAAAAGCGACCGACAACAATGTGGCGCAGCAAAAATACGCCGAAGCACAAAAGACCATCATGGATGAGGCTCCGTGGATTTTCCTGTACGTCCCTGATGTGGTGATCGCAAAACGAAAAAATGTATCGGATGTTTCCGTTACGCTCGATACAGTTCGTCTCAATGCTGCTTATAAACAATAG
- a CDS encoding ABC transporter ATP-binding protein → MSYVQIEQASKKYTDTTVLNQVSLAIEKGEFITLLGPSGCGKSTLLRCIAGLETLDNGSIKVNGKEISHFPPQRRSVGMVFQSYALFPNMTVFDNIAFGLKMHKLEKQVIDRKVNDVIKLIHLSGKESSYPHQLSGGQQQRVALARAIVTEPDILLLDEPLSALDAKIRKNLQVELRNIQKKLKITMIFVTHDQEEAMTISDRIFVMDQGVIVQSGKPEEIYDRPQNEFVARFIGSYNVLTHEDINRITGETLMPGVYAIRPEVIELFDENIPSELKTTGFWIKGAVMNKSVRGNVRRYEIQSDTVTLYVDELNVSQTPHLSEGTFIQALIPEKECLLLG, encoded by the coding sequence ATGAGCTATGTTCAGATCGAGCAGGCATCCAAAAAGTATACGGATACGACGGTACTTAATCAGGTTTCACTCGCTATCGAAAAAGGTGAATTCATCACATTGCTTGGTCCGAGCGGATGCGGGAAGAGTACTTTGCTTAGATGTATTGCAGGTTTGGAAACGTTAGACAACGGATCCATAAAAGTAAACGGAAAAGAAATCTCGCACTTCCCTCCACAGCGGCGAAGTGTTGGAATGGTGTTTCAATCCTATGCGTTATTTCCCAATATGACGGTTTTCGATAATATTGCTTTCGGATTAAAAATGCACAAGCTGGAAAAACAGGTAATTGACAGAAAAGTAAATGACGTAATAAAGTTGATTCACTTATCAGGTAAAGAGTCATCCTATCCCCACCAACTATCTGGTGGACAGCAGCAGCGTGTGGCACTTGCGAGAGCGATTGTAACCGAACCGGATATTTTGTTGCTTGATGAACCGCTTAGTGCACTCGATGCGAAAATACGCAAGAACCTACAAGTGGAATTAAGAAACATCCAGAAAAAATTAAAAATCACCATGATTTTCGTCACTCATGATCAGGAAGAAGCCATGACCATTTCAGATCGAATCTTTGTGATGGATCAAGGTGTCATTGTACAGAGCGGAAAACCGGAGGAAATCTACGATCGTCCCCAAAACGAATTCGTTGCCCGCTTTATCGGCAGCTATAATGTTTTGACACATGAAGACATCAATCGAATAACCGGAGAAACTTTGATGCCAGGGGTATATGCCATCCGGCCAGAGGTAATCGAGCTATTCGACGAAAATATTCCCAGTGAACTAAAGACAACAGGTTTTTGGATCAAAGGGGCAGTTATGAATAAGTCGGTCAGAGGAAATGTTCGCCGTTATGAGATTCAATCTGATACGGTTACGTTATATGTAGATGAGCTGAACGTTTCTCAAACCCCTCATTTATCCGAAGGTACGTTCATTCAAGCGTTGATTCCTGAAAAGGAGTGCCTATTACTAGGATAA
- a CDS encoding sigma-54 interaction domain-containing protein, with translation MNEFVLLAGSMDTRTALVNQLQEIMDGYVQFSSYSIEEGIPESLHDRLVVLSHQLVLEEPKIKACLDTTCKVIIAKRIINYENIDKLLYLPAGTNVLYINDSFETCLESIESLKKLGIDHINYVPFYPGIQNARKIEIAVTPGAFELIPEHVQDIVSIGPRLMDISTIHQILDHFHLNEPGDVISQRYLRKIIQLSKRLADANQIATNLNKHLNEVLDGVNDGILTITHDGKITVFNEELGNLLGVSTKRVIGQHIGDAIDQPALIDFLMDQSHEEDRWFTFGQVEVVVHRFPLNNDQSLVATFKNARKTIELEISLRSELKKKGFVAKYTFDDMIGKSATLMQTKTIAKKLAETELTLLIQGESGTGKELFASAIHNASLRDKRPFLAVNFSAISEDLMESELFGYDEGAFTGAKKGGKVGLFEQANGGTIFLDEIGDSSLKLQARLLRVLQEKEIMRIGGSKIIPIDVRIIAATNKNLLQMIEQGTFREDLYHRLRVLFIDLPSLRTRTDDIPLLVQHFIQQSQHPEITVLPEVIEKLTSLPWFGNVRELKNTIDYMMAVCEENTIQIENIPLESGFQKKASSPRMREQITDLKPKTLVIPDEEDELLLILRSIQAITAGGEIPNRRKIAERSAVWSRPLTEQQVRSRLDVLESRGYIVKNRGRFGTRLTEAGVRILE, from the coding sequence ATGAATGAATTTGTTTTACTTGCCGGTAGCATGGACACCCGCACCGCGCTTGTCAATCAGCTACAGGAGATAATGGACGGGTATGTACAATTCAGCAGTTACTCCATAGAAGAAGGCATCCCGGAATCGCTTCATGATCGATTGGTTGTGCTCTCTCACCAGCTTGTGTTAGAAGAGCCAAAAATAAAAGCATGCCTCGATACAACCTGTAAAGTCATCATCGCAAAACGAATCATCAACTACGAGAACATTGACAAGCTTCTCTATTTGCCTGCGGGAACCAACGTCCTCTATATCAATGACTCCTTCGAAACATGTTTGGAATCGATTGAGTCGTTGAAAAAACTGGGGATCGACCACATCAATTACGTCCCGTTTTATCCTGGAATTCAAAATGCACGAAAAATTGAAATTGCCGTGACACCAGGTGCTTTCGAGCTCATCCCCGAGCATGTTCAGGATATAGTCAGCATCGGCCCTCGTCTGATGGACATTTCGACGATCCATCAAATACTGGACCATTTCCACCTCAACGAACCAGGAGATGTCATCTCCCAGCGCTATCTACGTAAAATCATTCAGTTAAGCAAACGGCTGGCAGATGCCAATCAGATTGCCACTAACCTGAACAAACACCTAAATGAAGTGCTCGATGGCGTCAACGACGGTATCCTGACCATTACCCATGATGGCAAGATCACTGTGTTCAATGAGGAGCTCGGCAATTTGCTTGGCGTCTCGACCAAGCGTGTCATCGGTCAGCATATTGGCGACGCAATCGATCAGCCTGCTCTCATCGACTTTTTAATGGACCAGTCGCACGAGGAGGATCGCTGGTTTACGTTTGGGCAAGTCGAGGTCGTCGTTCACCGCTTCCCTCTGAACAACGATCAGTCGCTCGTGGCTACCTTTAAAAACGCTAGAAAGACAATCGAGCTTGAGATATCACTGCGCTCCGAATTAAAAAAGAAAGGCTTTGTGGCAAAATACACGTTTGACGATATGATCGGGAAAAGCGCAACGCTCATGCAAACAAAAACAATCGCAAAAAAGCTTGCCGAAACGGAACTTACTCTATTGATCCAAGGTGAAAGCGGAACAGGCAAAGAGCTTTTTGCGAGCGCTATTCATAACGCATCGCTGCGGGACAAGAGACCATTTCTCGCTGTCAATTTCAGTGCCATTTCCGAGGATCTGATGGAGAGCGAGCTGTTTGGCTATGATGAAGGCGCCTTCACGGGGGCTAAAAAGGGTGGGAAAGTTGGCTTGTTCGAGCAGGCGAACGGCGGCACAATCTTTTTGGATGAGATCGGAGACAGCAGCCTTAAGCTGCAAGCAAGACTCTTACGCGTACTGCAGGAAAAAGAGATCATGCGTATCGGTGGAAGCAAAATTATCCCCATCGACGTCCGGATCATCGCCGCCACCAACAAAAATTTGTTGCAGATGATTGAACAAGGAACGTTTCGCGAAGATTTGTATCATCGACTTCGGGTCCTCTTTATCGACCTTCCTTCCCTTCGAACTCGAACGGATGACATCCCACTCCTGGTTCAGCATTTTATCCAGCAAAGCCAACACCCGGAAATAACTGTCTTACCAGAGGTTATCGAAAAGCTCACTTCCCTTCCATGGTTCGGGAATGTCCGGGAGCTAAAGAACACGATTGATTACATGATGGCTGTTTGTGAGGAGAATACGATCCAGATCGAGAACATTCCCTTGGAAAGCGGCTTTCAAAAGAAGGCCTCATCACCGAGGATGCGAGAACAGATTACTGACTTGAAACCGAAAACTCTGGTGATACCTGATGAAGAAGACGAACTGTTACTCATCTTGCGCAGTATTCAAGCCATTACGGCTGGAGGTGAAATACCTAACAGGCGAAAAATAGCGGAAAGAAGCGCGGTCTGGTCAAGACCGCTGACCGAGCAGCAGGTTCGCAGTCGATTAGATGTGCTAGAATCACGAGGGTATATTGTAAAAAATCGGGGCCGGTTCGGAACGAGGTTGACCGAGGCAGGCGTGAGGATCTTGGAATAG
- a CDS encoding HAD family hydrolase — MNQNQIKGILFDKDGTLIDFHVFFVQVANDLVDNLVEDFHLPNDHLLKEELLEAIGLRGNQVDPQGILSSGTSRDISVAFFEWLQKKIEVSFSLEQLNTWIHQKLFVLTKTNGAHIKPTTDLSALFAELRRLRIKVGVATADDLESTLFCLEKLGIREFVDFIGTSDYYAKKPDPHMLHAFCETCNLHSSEVAVAGDTVVDMLLAKNGKAGLAIGVLSGVSTSEKLESFADILLPSVGDIIGKGGALVWESTETSGKNEGACP; from the coding sequence TTGAATCAGAATCAGATAAAAGGGATCCTTTTTGACAAGGATGGCACACTCATTGATTTTCATGTTTTTTTTGTACAAGTAGCAAATGATCTGGTAGATAATCTTGTTGAAGATTTTCATTTGCCGAACGATCATTTGTTAAAAGAAGAGTTACTGGAAGCGATCGGTTTGCGGGGGAACCAGGTGGACCCACAAGGGATCCTGTCCAGCGGGACATCCAGAGATATTTCCGTGGCTTTTTTTGAATGGCTTCAGAAAAAGATAGAGGTGTCATTTAGTCTTGAGCAACTGAATACATGGATTCACCAAAAACTGTTTGTCCTAACCAAGACAAATGGGGCACATATCAAACCGACAACCGACTTGTCCGCACTATTTGCAGAGCTACGCCGTCTCAGAATCAAGGTAGGAGTGGCAACAGCAGATGATTTGGAATCCACTTTGTTTTGTTTGGAGAAATTAGGGATTCGTGAGTTTGTAGACTTTATCGGAACATCGGATTACTATGCGAAAAAACCAGATCCACATATGCTTCATGCTTTTTGTGAAACATGTAACTTACATTCGTCAGAGGTGGCAGTTGCAGGAGATACGGTTGTGGATATGCTTTTGGCGAAGAACGGGAAAGCAGGTCTGGCAATTGGTGTATTATCAGGTGTGAGTACGTCAGAAAAATTGGAATCATTCGCAGACATCTTGCTTCCATCCGTCGGAGATATTATAGGTAAGGGAGGAGCATTGGTTTGGGAAAGCACCGAAACTAGCGGTAAGAATGAGGGGGCGTGTCCATGA